From a region of the Besnoitia besnoiti strain Bb-Ger1 chromosome I, whole genome shotgun sequence genome:
- a CDS encoding hypothetical protein (encoded by transcript BESB_007190), whose amino-acid sequence MPSRWTARDGGAGVHRRSLVSDESGGELRVVDGHAASRAPQLGVRTPQDGGRTPQDGVRTPQELRAATHRLDAGRRTPARAVRVPRVSTSEARWRKGGEASQARGLRVVSGGVQQIATGLGERVSLFGAPSIHPLSLVACREASTASSSQVRDGRDAADSVEASWRRQARGGLGVSARLREREREIERTSESRREESERRNGGTGPLRPLAEFSDGLSATSHAGGVSPSHAVGGAAAASNAGGRASVDAAAAAAKEAAQREATLRYFPHALLREISDSISQDPLLAKVADRGEEDAYLSLRFFVSRERSLQGESCADEDGRRERGSPAGRATAREARPSVAERSQASRELGDYKRLEAELAGTVGEQDARRSTRVHAEEWIQEPEGAVACGRRTPDASRSTEEGANRTAATQPPVRGGGGSSEPAESEASDKGAKEGREPSQSIVSASKDLVFVWYRRRGTTMRLCIPRLPALLWKVVSFFFFLSPSPAASSPPSASHAADAPRREVRCGGTAAAAGERNGGGDRRIDTTGQEGERQQFSASSEFQKRMLEAKLDLLASLHQEKKALLLAGSHVRGLSAGTRARPGVIISDGLGRKKARHEERDREGDMKKTLLQSVAAYVYWPGMQSFFDTVQEPASSSSEFSSAPPPAPCASPGLSISASSASPGSDVTSSLSKQETPLKARLFREAADGGVACSFASAPAAGGATEARAPSSALPVPPGAGASRPGARGTRDVSPRAVSGGSRGCFSASSASASHLICRIEDAALLRALHRLKPGEAFDEVRLVKRRGSAADEKSERDEFCLVWRTRDAFSVRADKQAAESAARDDSGRCAGCREKKTLGTRSEEDRLARARTATKGGTARRGEDCERREQLAETRASLSFGAPAPWSPSGAVPTGPAFGESGDDAASFWRSARPGRQRGGAEPRSASAARDPDRSRWAEDGDDWSGDLLPWPFVCDFSALPPPPGLASCRQAPLGFTRGRASQSRSAAQYGADSPRAREAEEGRGEDEEGSHGEEDDRFFSGREDEERSCVSFPRRRGEQRRRRSSASFSGASETSLALLDVADERDAELLNDFVLFFYVINLPSEVPLPLSPAPSASSSFFALQDAAAPPRDSAAARQDNSNASPSPPIVFFPGKASRQNAEEPSRADACEDGARGDADEQQRRASFFSIPDDASACRRDSWRDTGAAAGASDGETETASEACASEACASEACASEACASEACASERGASGDRGGGFACGCEEDTVGARGVRPRRGYRRSDGILIRAFQREPEKRVGLLAVDVSCLARPSASFASSSFSSLPSAFASPFSCASPGNRKAAYAFRAERRGEASLRKAKQPGDLESAEDEEDGDAEDTGSDCSSCYDFVSLPDDEGEAERGTLESPSLVWSESEREDDGDERSLPGGWKHEDDLEARRGRTGAERRTRAEQTAEEKACEKLAEALFATCCSAGLDSLCICLTDKGRRVPLGCRTISLSDVPRLPSLLALWRQQLVNPLLSLPPRARAASPPPPSPSSQSSPPLSPASSPSFASSQSFGSSSPPASSSSASPPAASFARSALSTAASTSCVSARSPSHSSPSSGMSSSPLPASRFSSSPRASRVTSRASSPAESSASSLSARSLRSPFAEPRPGSSG is encoded by the exons ATGCCATCTAGGTGGACTGcaagagacggcggcgccggcgtgcaTCGGAGGAGTCTCGTCTCCGACGAAAGCGGTGGCGAGTTGCGTGTCGTAGACGGCCACGCAGCTTCCCGGGCGCCCCAGctgggtgtacgtacacctcagGACGGTGGACGTACACCTCAGgacggtgtacgtacacctcaggagctgcgtgcggcgacgcacCGGCTGGACGCCGGCAGGCGGACGCCGGCTCGGGCTGTGCGTGTGCCGCGCGTTTCCACAAGCGAGGCGCGGTGGAGaaaaggcggcgaggcgtctcAGGCGCGTGGCCTGCGCGTCGTGTCGGGCGGAGTCCAGCAGATTGCCACTGGGCTGGGAGAGCGCGTGTCGCTCTTTGGAGCCCCATCCATCCatccgctgtctctcgtgGCTTGCCGCGAAGCCTCCACCGCGAGTAGCTCGCAGGTCAGAGACGgaagagacgctgcagacagcgTTGAGGCTAgttggcggcggcaggcacgCGGCGGTTTGGGAGTCTCCGCGAGACTGAGggaacgagagagagagattgAGAGAACAAGCGAGagcaggagagaagagagtgAGCGTCGGAACGGGGGCACGGGCCCCCTGCGGCCTCTAGCTGAGTTCTCTGACGGACTTTCTGCGACAAGCCACGCCGGCGGGGTTTCGCCTTCACAcgctgtcggcggcgccgccgctgcgtcaaatgcaggcggcagagcgtCTGTggacgctgcggccgctgcggccaaGGAGGCGGCTCAGCGAGAAGCGACACTGCGGTATTTCCCGCATGCGCTCCTGCGCGAGATTTCAGACTCGATTTCGCAGGACCCGCTGTTAGCCAAAGtcgccgaccgcggcgaagaagacgcatacctctcgctccgcttcttcgtctcccgcgaACGCTCCCTGCAGGGGGAGAgctgcgccgacgaggacggACGCCGAGAACGAGGGAGTCCCGCCGGCCGGGCGACAGCCAGAGAGGCACGTCCTTCCGTCGCAGAACGAAGCCAAGCGTCCCGAGAGCTGGGTGACTACAAGAGGCTCGAAGCTGAGCTGGCGGGGACGGTGGGGGAGCAAGACGCCAGGCGAAGCACCAGAGTCCACGCAGAGGAATGGATCCAGGAGCCGGAGGGCGCTGTGGCGTGTGGGCGAAGAACTCCAGACGCGAGCAGGAGCACGGAAGAGGGAGCAAACAGGACGGCAGCAACCCAGCCCCCCgtgagaggcggaggaggctcGAGCGAAccagcagagagcgaggcgagcgacaaGGGGGCGAAAGAGGGACGCGAGCCTTCTCAGTCCATCGTGAGTGCAAGCAAGGACCTTGTTTTTGTATGGtaccggcgacgcggaacgACGATGCGTCTGTGCATCCCGCGTCTACCGGCGCTGCTGTGGAAGgtcgtttccttcttctttttcctctcgccttcgcctgcggccagctcgccgccgtcagcctcgcatgcggcagacgcgccacgCAGAGAGGTCCGGTGCGGAGgcaccgccgcagctgcgggcgAGCGAAACGGCGGCGGGGATAGGCGAATAGACACAACGGGGCAGGAAGGAGAGCGTCAGCAgttctcggcgtcttcggaATTCCAGAAACGCATGCTCGAGGCGAAGCTCGACCTGCTCGCGTCGCTCCAccaggagaagaaagcgctGCTGTTGGCAGGCAGCCACGTGCGAGGCCTCAGTGCCGGCACTCGGGCGCGACCGGGTGTAATTATATCCGACGGGCtagggaggaagaaggcaagACATGAAGaacgcgaccgcgagggagACATGAAAAAAACGCTGCTCCAGTCAGTTGCAGCGTATGTGTACTGGCCAGGGATGCAGTCCTTCTTTGACACTGTGCAGGAgccggcctcgtcgtcgtccgagTTCTCCTCGGCTCCACCCCCTGCGCCTTGCGCGTCTCCCGGCTTGTCAatctctgcgtcgtccgcgtctcctggCTCTGACGTCACGTCGTCTCTTTCGAAGCAGGAGACGCCTCTGAAGGCGCGACTCTtccgcgaagcagcagacggAGGAGTGGCGTgttccttcgcctctgcgcctgccgcgggtggcgcgacagaggctcgcgcgccctcctcagcACTCCCTGTACCTCCAGGGGCGGGTGCGTCGCGCCCCGGCGCCCGAGGGACTCGCGATGTCTCTCCGCGGGCCGTCTCTGGCGGCTCGCGTGGCTGCTtttcggcctcctccgcttctgcttcgcATCTCATTTGCCGCATCGAAGACGCTGCtctgctgcgtgcgctgcACAGGCTGAAGCCGGGAGAAGCGTTCGACGAGGTGCGGCTCGTCAAACGAAGAGGatcggcggcggacgagaaATCTGAGCGAGATGAGTTCTGTCTGGTCTGGCGAACGAGGGACGCTTTCTCTGTGAGAGCAGACAAGCAGGCCGCGGAGTCTGCCGCTCGAGACGACTCAGGACGCTGcgcgggctgcagagagaaaaagacgctCGGAACGCGAAGTGAAGAAGATCGCCTCGCACGGGCGAGGACAGCCACGAAGGGCgggacagcgaggcgcggagaggactgcgagaggagggagcagctggcggaaacgcgcgcctctctctcctttggGGCCCCCGCCCCATGGTCGCCTTCTGGCGCAGTCCCTACCGGTCCGGCGTTTGGAGAGAGCGGTGATGATGCGGCGTCCTTCTGGCGCAGCGCAAGGCCGGGGCGCCAgaggggaggcgcggagccgcgaagcgcctccgcggcgagggaTCCAGACCGCAGCAGGTGGGCGGAAGACGGAGACGACTGGAGCGGGGACCTGCTTCCTTGGCCTTTCGTCTGCGATTTCTcggctcttccgcctccgccgggactcgcgagctgccgccaggcgccgctgggCTTCACGCGTGGTCGAGCGTCGCAgtcccgcagcgccgcacagTACGGGGCCGattcgccgcgggcgcgagaggccgaggaggggcgcggcgaggacgaggagggcagccacggagaggaagacgacagatTCTTTTCTGGAcgggaagacgaggagaggagctgcgtctcgttcccgcgacgcagaggggagcagcgccgccgtcggagTTCCGCTTCGTTCTCAGGAGCGAGCGAGACGTCGCTGGCATTGCTTGACGTCGCCGACGAGAGGGATGCGGAGCTTTTGAATGAtttcgttctcttcttctaTGTGATTAACCTGCCCTCGGAGGTCCCACTGCCCCTTTCTCCAGctccgtctgcgtcgtcctcgttcttcgccctccaggacgccgctgcgccaccGCGCGACTCTGCGGCTGCACGGCAGGACAACAGCaacgcgtctccttcgccgcctatTGTCTTCTTTCCCGGGAAGGCCTCCAGGCAAAACGCAGAGGAACCCAGCCGAGCGGACGCGTGCGAGGACGGAGCTcgtggcgacgcggacgagcagcagagacgcgcgtccttcttctcgaTCCCCGAcgacgcctctgcgtgccgTAGAGACAGTTGGAGAGACACcggggccgccgccggggcgagcgacggagagacggagacagcgagtgAGGCGTGTGCGAGTGAGGCGTGTGCGAGTGAGGCGTGTGCGAGTGAGGCGTGTGCGAGCGAGGCGTGTGCGAGCGAGCGTGGAGCGTctggcgaccgcggaggcgggttcgcttgcggctgcgaagaggacaccgtcggcgcgcgaggggtGCGTCCGCGCAGGGGCTATAGGAGGAGCGACGGGATCCTGATTCGTGCGTTTCAGCGAGAGCCTGAGAAGCGCGTCGGACTTCTTGCGGTCGACGTGTCATGCTTGGCGCGGCCGTCCGCCTCGTTtgcttcgtcgtcgttctCCTCCTTGCCCTCTGCGTtcgcgtctcctttctcctgcgcctcgccgggAAACCGGAAGGCAGCGTACGCCTTCCGGgccgagcggcgaggcgaggcgtcgctgaggaaggcgaaaCAGCCAGGCGACCTCGAgtccgcggaagacgaagaggacggcgacgccgaggacaCCGGCAGCGATTGCTCTTCCTGCTACGACTTCGTCAGCCTTCCCGACGAtgaaggcgaggccgagcgagGGACTCTCGAGTCGCCTTCACTCGTGTGGAGTgagagcgagagggaagACGACGGTGACGAAAGAAGTCTCCCGGGCGGCTGGAAGCATGAGGACGATCTGGAGGCCCGTCGCGGGAGGACAGGGGCCGAACGCAGAACGAGGGCAGAGCAGACAGCGGAAGAAAAAGCATGTGAGAAACTCGCCGAAGCGCTTTTCGCGACTTGCTGCTCCGCGGGACTCGActctctctgcatctgcCTCACAGACAAG GGGCGCCGCGTTCCTCTGGGCTGTCGCACGATTTCCCTGTCAGACGTTCCACGTCTtccgtctcttctcgctctgtggcggcagcagctcgtgaatcctctgctgtctcttccgcctcgcgcgcgcgcggcttcgcctccgccgccatctccgtcctcgcagtcgtcgccgcctctctcgcctgcgtcgtcccCGTCGTTTGCTTCCTCGCAGTCGTTTGGTTCGTCGTCACCtcccgcttcctcttcttctgcgtcgccgcctgctgcctccttcgcgcgctcggcgctcTCCACAGCTGCATCCACGtcgtgcgtctctgcgcgctcgccttctcatTCTTCGCCTTCATCTGGCATGTcatcttctccgctgcctgcgtcgcgtttctcttcctcgccgcgtgcgtcgcgggTGACTTCGCGGGCTTCCTCTCCTGCAGAatcttccgcctcgtcccTCTCCGCCCGCTCTCTCCGTTCTCCATTCGCGGAGCCCCGCCCCGGCTCCAGCGGCTGA